One Paralichthys olivaceus isolate ysfri-2021 chromosome 21, ASM2471397v2, whole genome shotgun sequence genomic window carries:
- the LOC109642513 gene encoding receptor activity-modifying protein 1 isoform X1: MILYLLCPLLIAGIKSQTVNVTVEERSRAERNQTFNVSTDIFPSENLTDVMSRIENELENNNQTLITEDNESFQDQDMFLPPGRCQKDALVEYGHSICEAKFHKEMLSIGSENWCQLDSISSLYSGLTHCLESLSDITGCFYPNPETQDLFLFVHSRYFQNCTKEELVFEDAPHWVVMVLTLIPVSLIPFLVYLVVWKSKVQE, translated from the exons ATGATCCTGTacctgctctgtcctcttctaATCGCTG GTATTAAATCACAAACTGTCAACGTGACGGTGGAAGAgcggagcagagcagagaggaaccAAACCTTCAATGTCTCCACCGACA TTTTTCCTTCAGAAAACCTGACCGACGTGATGAGTCGCATTGAGAATGAACTGGAAAATAACAACCAGACACTGATCACAGAGGACAACG agtcGTTTCAGGACCAGGACATGTTCCTCCCTCCCGGACGATGTCAGAAGGACGCGCTGGTCGAATATGGTCACAGCATCTGTGAAGCGAAGTTTCATAAAGAAATGCTGTCGATCGGCTCAGAAAACTGGTGCCAGCTCGACAGCATCAGCAG TCTGTACAGCGGCCTCACACATTGTCTGGAGAGCCTGTCGGACATAACCGGATGCTTCTACCCAAACCCGGAAACTCAAGACCTCTTCCTCTTCGTACACTCCCGCTACTTCCAGAACTGCAccaaggaggagctggtgttTGAGGACGCGCCTCACTGGGTGGTGATGGTGCTCACGCTCATCCCCGTCAGCCTCATCCCCTTCCTCGTCTACCTGGTGGTCTGGAAGAGCAAAGTCCAAGAGTGA
- the LOC109642513 gene encoding receptor activity-modifying protein 1 isoform X2 produces the protein MILYLLCPLLIAGIKSQTVNVTVEERSRAERNQTFNVSTDKNLTDVMSRIENELENNNQTLITEDNESFQDQDMFLPPGRCQKDALVEYGHSICEAKFHKEMLSIGSENWCQLDSISSLYSGLTHCLESLSDITGCFYPNPETQDLFLFVHSRYFQNCTKEELVFEDAPHWVVMVLTLIPVSLIPFLVYLVVWKSKVQE, from the exons ATGATCCTGTacctgctctgtcctcttctaATCGCTG GTATTAAATCACAAACTGTCAACGTGACGGTGGAAGAgcggagcagagcagagaggaaccAAACCTTCAATGTCTCCACCGACA AAAACCTGACCGACGTGATGAGTCGCATTGAGAATGAACTGGAAAATAACAACCAGACACTGATCACAGAGGACAACG agtcGTTTCAGGACCAGGACATGTTCCTCCCTCCCGGACGATGTCAGAAGGACGCGCTGGTCGAATATGGTCACAGCATCTGTGAAGCGAAGTTTCATAAAGAAATGCTGTCGATCGGCTCAGAAAACTGGTGCCAGCTCGACAGCATCAGCAG TCTGTACAGCGGCCTCACACATTGTCTGGAGAGCCTGTCGGACATAACCGGATGCTTCTACCCAAACCCGGAAACTCAAGACCTCTTCCTCTTCGTACACTCCCGCTACTTCCAGAACTGCAccaaggaggagctggtgttTGAGGACGCGCCTCACTGGGTGGTGATGGTGCTCACGCTCATCCCCGTCAGCCTCATCCCCTTCCTCGTCTACCTGGTGGTCTGGAAGAGCAAAGTCCAAGAGTGA
- the ccr10 gene encoding C-C chemokine receptor type 10 translates to MSKLSDSSVMFYFDEALLNDSLWNISNGSEQSYFDPSSDWCEAGEEEFTIKMFQTCVFCLIFLLGMLGNCLVIATFALYRRLKLRSMTDVFLFHLALADLLLLLTLPLEAVHTHHGWIFSVPLCKATRACYAINTYSGLLLLACISVDRYLVVARAQEVFRLRSQILRAGKMAALGVWVVAVLLSLPEILFSGVSELGPEDIVKYYCGMVKSGKVKMATNGAIIAVFCASFFVMVTCYSLIARVLWEGNRHRRGKQWHRQRTLKLMVALVLVFLLFQLPYTVVLSRKIAGQFCGPLLEYVTRTLAYARCCLNPVLYALVGVRFRIDVLRLVRDSGCLRGLYVVPELVNSVSPSSPALTVHSVSSPTQPERSLFRFPRGFSSQETNDVQ, encoded by the exons ATGAGTAAACTCTCAGACAGCTCAG tgatgttttattttgacgaGGCCCTTTTGAACGACTCGCTCTGGAACATCAGCAACGGCTCGGAGCAGAGTTACTTCGACCCGTCCTCTGATTGGTGTGAGGCTGGCGAGGAGGAGTTCACCATCAAGATGTTCCAGACCTGCGTCTTCTGCCTCATCTTCCTGCTGGGCATGCTGGGAAACTGCCTGGTCATCGCCACCTTCGCCCTCTATCGCCGCCTCAAGCTTCGCTCTATGACGGACGTGTTCCTGTTCCACCTGGCGCTGGCtgacctcctcctgctcctcacgCTCCCTCTGGAGGCGGTCCACACTCACCACGGGTGGATCTTCTCCGTCCCCCTCTGCAAGGCCACGCGAGCCTGCTACGCCATCAACACCTACAGcggactgctgctgctggcctgCATCAGCGTCGACCGCTACCTGGTGGTGGCTCGAGCGCAGGAGGTGTTCAGGCTGCGCAGTCAGATCCTGAGAGCAGGGAAGATGGCCGCCCTGGGCGTCTGGGTTGTTGCCGTCCTCCTCAGCCTACCTGAAATCCTCTTCTCCGGGGTGTCGGAGCTCGGCCCTGAAGACATTGTGAAATATTACTGTGGCATGGTAAAGAGCGGAAAGGTCAAGATGGCCACCAACGGCGCCATCATTGCCGTCTTCTGCGCGTCCTTCTTCGTTATGGTGACGTGCTACTCTCTGATTGCTCGAGTGCTGTGGGAAGGGAACCGCCATCGTCGAGGGAAGCAGTGGCACCGGCAGCGAACCCTGAAGCTGATGGTGGCGCTGGTGCTGGTGTTCCTGCTCTTCCAGCTGCCCTACACCGTGGTGCTGTCCCGTAAGATAGCGGGGCAGTTCTGCGGCCCTCTGCTGGAGTACGTCACCCGCACTTTGGCGTACGCCCGCTGCTGCCTCAACCCCGTCCTCTACGCCCTGGTGGGCGTGCGCTTCCGCATCGATGTGCTGAGGCTCGTCCGCGATTCAGGATGTCTACGCGGTCTCTACGTGGTGCCAGAGTTGGTGAACTCAGTGTCGCCCTCGTCGCCGGCTCTCACCGTGCACTCAGTTTCCTCTCCGACGCAACCGGAACGCAGCCTCTTCAGATTCCCTCGAGGTTTCAGTTCCCAGGAAACGAATGATGTTCAGTGA